One window from the genome of Glycine soja cultivar W05 chromosome 12, ASM419377v2, whole genome shotgun sequence encodes:
- the LOC114378595 gene encoding auxin-responsive protein SAUR71-like: MARLNVRSSSKRRVLDGVLKLKSVFEKLQKSLLLRRNKSSSSYYGDYDTTACVLEGHFAVIAEHEKETIKRFLVPLSYLRNSTFLGLLEQAAEEYGFDQHGALTIPCRPSELERLLLAQQRKGRERFF, from the coding sequence ATGGCAAGGCTTAATGTAAGAAGCAGCAGCAAAAGGAGGGTTTTAGATGGTGTTTTGAAGTTGAAGAGTGTGTTTGAAAAGCTTCAGAAGAGTCTTTTATTGCGCAGAAATAAATCAAGTTCTTCCTATTATGGAGATTATGACACAACAGCGTGTGTGCTAGAAGGACATTTTGCAGTGATTGCTGAGCATGAAAAGGAGACAATAAAGAGATTCTTGGTGCCATTGAGCTACTTAAGAAACTCAACATTCTTGGGTCTATTGGAACAAGCAGCAGAAGAGTATGGGTTTGATCAACATGGTGCACTAACGATTCCTTGCAGGCCTAGTGAACTTGAgaggttattattggctcagcaacggaaaggaagagagagattcTTCTGA
- the LOC114379137 gene encoding ABC transporter F family member 1-like, whose amino-acid sequence MVSDASKKKAAQKKAAAAAKRGGKAAAAAVMEASSKAANKVANGIADIQISDRTCTGVLCSHPLSRDIRIESLSVTFHGHDLIVDSELELNYGRRYGLLGLNGCGKSTLLTAIGCRELPIPDHMDIYHLTREIDASDMSALEAVISCDEERLKLEKEAEVLAAQDDGGGESLERIYERLDALDAATAEKRAAEILHGLGFDKQMQAKKTRDFSGGWRMRIALARALFMNPTILLLDEPTNHLDLEACVWLEESLKKFERILVVISHSQDFLNGVCTNIIHMQSKKLKIYTGNYDQYVQTRSELEENQMKQYKWEQEQIASMKEYIARFGHGSAKLARQAQSKEKTLAKMERGGLAEKVVKDKVLVFRFTDVGKLPPPVLQFVEVSFGYTPDNLIYKNIDFGVDLDSRVALVGPNGAGKSTLLKLMTGDLMPSDGMVRRHNHLRIAQYHQHLAEKLDMEMSALQFMIKEYPGNEEEKMRGAIGKFGLSGKAQVMPMKNLSDGQRSRVIFAWLAWRQPQMLLLDEPTNHLDIETIDSLAEALNEWDGGLVLVSHDFRLINQVAHEIWVCANQSVTRWEGDIMEFKAHLKSKAGLSD is encoded by the exons ATGGTGTCCGACGCCAGCAAGAAGAAGGCCGCACAGAAGAaggccgccgccgccgccaagAGAGGTGGAAaggccgccgccgccgccgttATGGAGGCGTCTTCCAAAGCCGCCAACAAGGTCGCCAACGGAATCGCCGATATTCAGATTTCGGATCGGACCTGCACCGGCGTCCTCTGTTCGCATCCTCTCTCCAGAGATATTCGA ATAGAGTCTCTATCTGTTACGTTCCATGGGCATGATCTCATTGTTGATTCTGAATTGGAGCTAAATTATGGAAG GCGTTATGGTTTACTTGGATTAAATGGTTGTGGAAAATCTACACTGCTGACAGCTATTGGTTGTCGGGAACTTCCAATTCCCGATCACATGGATATATATCACCTAACCAGGGAGATTGATGCCTCTGACATGTCTGCATTGGAAGCTGTCATAAGCTGTGACGAAGAAAGGTTGAAATTGGAGAAAGAAGCTGAAGTTTTGGCTGCACAG GATGACGGAGGTGGTGAATCCCTTGAACGCATTTATGAACGATTGGATGCCCTAGATGCTGCCACTGCAGAAAAGCGTGCTGCTGAAATCTTGCATGGTCTTGGCTTTGACAAGCAAATGCAGGCAAAGAAGACGCGTGATTTTTCCGGTGGCTGGAGAATGAGGATTGCGTTAGCACGGGCTTTATTTATGAATCCAACCATTCTTCTACTTGATGAACCAACCAATCACCTTG ATTTGGAAGCTTGTGTGTGGCTGGAGGAGAGTTTGAAGAAGTTTGAACGTATTCTGGTTGTGATTTCACACTCTCAGGACTTTCTTAATGGTGTCTGCACAAATATTATCCATATGCAAAGCAAAAAACTGAAGATCTACACTGGTAATTATGATCAATATGTTCAGACACGTTCTGAGCTAGAAGAGAACCAGATGAAACAGTACAAGTGGGAGCAGGAGCAGATTGCCTCAATGAAGGAATACATTGCCCGGTTTGGCCATGGTTCTGCAAAACTAGCTCGCCAGGCACAGAGTAAGGAGAAAACGCTGGCAAAAATGGAACGTGGTGGACTTGCAGAGAAGGTGGTCAAAGACAAAGTTTTGGTATTCCGTTTTACCGATGTTGGGAAACTTCCCCCTCCAGTTCTCCAGTTTGTTGAGGTGTCATTTGGTTATACTCCTGATAATCTCATCTACAAGAACATTGACTTTGGGGTTGATTTAGACTCTAGGGTTGCACTGGTTGGACCCAATGGTGCTGGGAAGAGTACACTACTGAAGCTAATGACAGGTGACTTGATGCCTAGTGACGGCATGGTAAGGCGTCATAATCATCTTCGAATTGCACAATATCACCAGCATTTGGCCGAAAAGCTAGACATGGAAATGTCTGCTCTACAGTTTATGATTAAAGAATACCCCGGTAATGAGGAAGAGAAGATGAGGGGGGCAATTGGGAAGTTTGGGCTGTCAGGAAAAGCACAGGTGATGCCAATGAAGAACTTGTCAGATGGACAGAGGAGCCGAGTGATATTTGCTTGGTTAGCTTGGAGACAGCCTCAGATGCTTCTTTTGGATGAGCCAACTAATCATTTGGATATTGAGACAATTGACTCGTTGGCCGAGGCATTGAATGAATGGGATGGTGGCTTGGTGCTTGTAAGCCATGATTTTAGGCTCATAAATCAAGTGGCTCATGAGATATGGGTATGTGCTAATCAATCTGTGACCAGATGGGAGGGTGACATTATGGAATTCAAGGCGCATCTAAAGTCAAAGGCGGGTTTATCTGACTGA